The sequence catatttaaatttaatttaaaaaaaaaaaagcttttctaagaacaagcttctatttattgctaataaaacgaactaaaaagtaaaaaataaaatttaagaaaaaaaaacttttttaaaaataagcttttattattggttaataaaattaactaaaaagtaaaaaataaattgactgtaaagaaatatagcactttataagttcattgtaacctttaacgataattaagctttttcgtctgcgacaaaaaaattccatattttacaTAATAAATAAACctaaaaattaacacaaaaaaaagCCTTGACATATAAAAACATGACTTCAACGGAATTTTGGTtcgatgattcgtcagatgaggAGGAAAGCATATTGGAATTAGCCAGAAGTAGAAAACTATTGAGGGATGCTTCCAATCATTTAGAAATGAATTCCGCAGCGTAAGTAGCGTTTTAAACAAGTCATTGAATTTTTAATAAtgaaagttttgtttatagatttatcaAAAACTTCAGGCTGTCTAAGGAAGCTTTCATGGACTTGCTGTCCAGTACAGACAATCTTCTGCAGCAATGCTCAAGAGCTAAATCTATACCAACCATTCTAAAATTGGCCACATTTCTCAgattttgtgctcagggatcctaccaaTTGAGCATTGGGAACGAGAATACACTCGGACTGGCACAACCAACGGTGTCTGTGGTGCTATCAGAGGTGTTAAATGTATTGGAAAACTCTCTTTGTCAACGATGGATAAAGTTCAATTACGACGAAGCTGAACTCCAACAAGCTAAATTGTATTTCTTTAACATTAGCAGAATTCCAGGGATTATTGGCTGTGTTGACGGCACGCATATTAAAATTGTTGCTCCCAAAAAAGAACTACAACATTTTTACTACAACAGAAAAGGATTCTACAGCATTAATGCCATGATTGTAAGTATAGCAATGTGATATTAATTTCAGGTTGTAAATGCataaatatttatctttatatgttTTAAGGTTTGCGACCATTCCATGAGCAACACATGATTCTATGGTGTTCAGTATGTCGGCATTGAAATCACATTTGGAACAGCAACATCAAGATGGTACTCGCAACACCTGGCTTCTTGGTATATGCTTTTTTTACATATAGATTAAATGTATTCCTATAAAACATAAATTTGCCCGTGCAGGTGATGCTGGATATGCATTAAAGCCATATTTACTGACGCCGTTCAGAAATACTGAAGATGGATCTGCACAACGTATTTACAACACACAGCATGCGAAAGGTAGAAATATCATAGAGCGAACAATTGGAGTCTTAAAAAATAGGTTTAGGTGCTTGTTGCAGGCAAGAGCCCTTCACTACACACcataaaaagcaacaaaaattataaacgtGTGTGCAGCTTTGCACAATATTTGCATGTTTATAAAGTAGACATTTCTGTAGAAGAACTTTCAGATGAGGAGCACGACCATGATATCACACTCGCCGAAATCGAAGCAACCATGAACTCAGAAGCAGAAGAAATCAGAAATCAAATATTAAGAACTTTGTAGTCAATCAGTTTTATTGAAATATAAAACTATTATtcctataaatatatttttatgtatatgcaCTTATATTCTTCGTTTTCAATTCATGTGTGTATATACTTagactaaaaaaatatttggtaaattCATTGATAATACTTAAAAGCTAAGCTTAATTCTATTCTAAACTAGGTAAAAAAATATCACTTCAGTTTCAATTTATTCGTTAACACAAAACATAATTCAGGTAATATTACAGATATAGCGCGGAGTGGAATTCTATTTTTGCATTTGAAGCTTGTACAATTCAAgcttctcttttttaattttaacatttgttTCTTATAATAATATTTCAACACATATGTTCTTTCCGCATATTTTTCAGTCTCCATTGCACTTTTTTTATCTCTTTTAGAGTTTCGAGCATTTCTTTATGGAACCTTTTTTGATCACTGGTTTGCTCTTCCAATAACTTTAACCGTTCCGTTCTGCTACATCTTCTTATGGTATTTCTCCATGGCCTTTCCTCGACAACAGCAACACTATGCTCGCTTACCTCCAAATCTTCAATAGGTTCTGTATTATCATCATCCAATCGCTCCTCATTCATGCTAACTTCACACTCGACGACCTCATTTGTATTTAGCCCATGCTCTTCTCCAGGTGGATCTACGCTGGTGTGAAGCTGTAGTAAGCCCATTATAGCCTCTTCTGCGTGCGTATATGCATTCAGTCTGTTTGGCCCACCACCAGTTGCGCGATATTCCACCATGCTCTCCGacattttctttttcgttttcGACTTCATGTCAGCCCACACctaaaacgacaaaaaaaaaacatttttttttatgctgAAAGGACATCTATGGTTCCTTAGTTTACCTTCATCCACTTCTTTGTCTCTCTTACGGGTGGTCCCAGGCAGTTAAGCTCCGCTGTTATCTCTTCCCACCTTTTTGTAGATTGGACTTTTGTGCAAATTCCTTTTGCTATCACGGGATTTTCCTCTATTAATGAAATCAGTCTTTCcagctgttgttttgtactcaccACTTTCGACCTAtacaaaattgataaaaatagTATAAAGTTACTATTGGGTACCAAAAAAgtagaaacaaaatacaaaaaacttacattttaaacaattttcattcaATTCGTTCGGCGTCGTCAACAAAACCTTGTTCGATTGAAGTTTAGATACACAacaaaaatttcgacagagatgaagTGTCATAATACCGATTTCAacttcgattttcgatgttcgatagccagcgaagatcgaagatcgaaaaatgctcataataggggcctatgTCTCGTATTAAGACAATCGTAGAAGCCAGTGGTAACAAATCAGGTAAAGTGCTTTCTCCGATTGAGCTAAAGTGCCGTCTTGGGATATTAGAATCCTATTTTAAACAAGCATTGGGTTATCAAACGCAAATTAAGAAACTCGAGCCTGAAGACAATGGTCGTGGGGATTTGGAAGACCTTTACGTGACCATTTAATCATCAATCCAAATGCAGCTTGGCGAAGACCTCAATAATACATCGTTCCGAGAAAGAGTATTACCTATGCAATACACCCGCTCAAAACTACCAACTCTCAAGTTGCCCGTATTCTCCGGGAAGTATTCTGATTATAAGATCTTCATATCATCATTCATGAGCCTCATCGACAAGGAAGCTACCCTTACCaatatttagaaattcaattATCTTCTCAATTGTTTGCAAGGCCAGGCTTTGGAGACTGTGAAGGCGTTCCAAGTTACCAGCGAGAACTACCCAAAAGCGCTGGAGAGGGTAAGGGCCCGTTATGACAACAACACAATGATATTCTTCGAGTCTGTTAAGGCATTATTTGAGCTCCCTTCAGCTGCAAAACAAAATGTGTCGCAACTACGTAGCTTGATTGACAACATATCCGCGTTTATGGTTCTCTTTTGTCAATTGGCTCTGACAAAAATATCTCACAGGTCTTACTCATCCACCTTGTAATGGATAAAGTGGATGAAGCAACGCAAACCAAATGGAAGGAGTCATTGGACTTCAAATCTTTGCCAACATGGGAAGAGTGCTCAAAGGTGCTGGGGCGACGTTGCCAGTTCTTGAAGTCCGCATCCGGTCCCCTCGCTTTCGGAAACACCAGCAAACCAAGTAATAAAACCGAAACCAAGAACAAATCTTCGCGAAAGGGTTACTCGTTTTCGTGTATGAAACGCTCTTGCATCGTATGTTCTAGCTCAGACCATTTCATTTCCAGCTGCCCACGATTTAAGCAGATGTCGGTCGCTGATCGATTCAAGGAGGTAAAACGGCTAGGGTTGTGCTTAAATTGCCTCTCGCAGAAACACCAATTATCCCATTGTTCGTCACCGTTTAAGTGTAAGTATTGTGCACGATCACACCATAGTCTCATACATCGTTCTACCTCGTCAAATACTGGACAATCAGCAACGTCCTCCACATCCTTGATAGAGCAGCCAACACCAGCAACTAGTACAGCAGCTGCTCATACACATCGCGAGAGATCACCACAAGAACAAGTCATCTTGGCAACAGCTGTAGTCCTCATACGATATGCGTCTGGAAATTTTCAGTTGGGTAGAGCATTAATTTCATCACCGAAGAGTTCTCCCAAAAATTAGGTCTACCAAGGGAAAGGCGTCACATTGAAATCCAAAGCATAGGAGATTCGGtggcaaatttaaaatataaaatatcaacCACTGTCAAGTCAAGGGTATCTGGCTATTATATACCCTTATCATTTTACGTAACTTCGAACATCGCTTACCAGCCAGAAACTTAAGTCGATATTTCAGCTTGGAATCTGCCATCCAACATTGAGCTCGCTGATGATCACTTCTTCAAGTCAACAAAGGTGGATCTACTGATCGGCACTGAAatctttttcgatattttatctGTTGGTCAGATAAAGTTAGCATCTGATTTGCCATCATTACAGAAGACTCTATTAGGATGGATCGTCTATGGACGGTACAAAAAACCAACAACTGCGCCACCAATATGCATGCTTTCTATTGAGGAATCTGTGGATGCAAATTTACAACGAATCTGGACACTCGATGAAACATCAACGGACTACAGAGTAGAAAAATTGTGCATTGGAATACAAGCAAACAGTACATAGAACCAGCGAAGGTAGGGTTGTTGTCCGGCTGCCTTTCAAGGAAAGCTTTAACAACCGTGGCAAAACATACTCAAAAGCAATTCGGAGATTTCTTACTCAGGAAAGGCGATTGTCTCGCTGTCCTGATCTACAAAAACAGTATATCACATTTATGGAAGAATATCGTAACCTCGAGCATATGAGTGCAGTTGAGAAAGGGACTTCAATACTCCACACTAGTATGTACCTCATCATTACGTCCTGAAGCCAACTGCCACTACAACGAAGCTCCGAGTTGTCTTCGACGCGTCTTGCAAAACCACTTCACAAAAATCCCTAAATGACATATTAGCCGACGGAACTACTATAGAGACCGAGCTGTACATTCTGCTTTTACGTTTTCAACTTTTTCGTTACGCTCTCACAGCGGTTATCGTGAAGATGTACCGGCAAGTTCTGGTGGATTCCGATGACCGCAAATTCCAGTACATCTTGTGGAGAAGTAATCCCAATGAAAACTTATGAATTAAACACAGTTACGTATGGGACTGCATCTGCATCGTCATTTTATGTTGATGACCTACTGTGTGGCGCCGATACCCCAGCCGAGTTATCTCAAATCAAATACGAAGTCACCGAGGTACTAAGAGGTGGTTGTTTCATGTTAGCAAAGTGGCACTCAAATCACCACATTTTCGAGCGGACCATGCTAAATCTAGATGAAGATTTGACGACCAGCACAAATGGGGTCAATTTGGCGatgtctttttattttattttcagcctAAACAGTCTGTGAATGGGCGAACAATTAAGAGGACAATCTTATCCATCGCATCGGCTCTGTTCGATCCATTGGGCCTTATTGCACCTGTGGTTATTACCGTCAAGATCATCTTACAGGAGCTGTGGCTTTTGAATCTCAACTGGTACGAATCCGTACCCCAAAACCTTCAGGAGGGCTGAAACCGTTTTATGATTACAATTCAACACAAATCCACGGGTTTTGCGATTCGTCTATTCGGGCATACGTCTGCTGTATTTATGTTCGTTCCACAACAATGGAAGGCAAGCACACAGTCACTTTACTTACGGTCAAATCGCGAGTAGCACCAATAAAAAATCGATCTCTCCCCAAGCTGGAGCTGTGTGGCGCCTTACTGCAAGGCTTTTCGcaaaaatcaaatctcttttcaAAACTGATACCACTGTATTTTATGGTCTGACTCCCAGATTGTACTTCATTGGCTGGGAATGCACTCGGCTACCCATTCAACATTCGTCTGTAACCGGATATCAGAGATTTAAGATCTCACAACAGGGGCAATTTGGCGGCATGTTCCAACAAAGAGCAATCCTGCTGATGTTGTGTCACGGGGATGCTCGGTAATGGAAATCAGTAGCTCGAAATGGTTGTCAAGACCATCGTTCTTAGAGCTTGAACCGGAATACTGGCCAGCCAACGAAGGTTGTCTTTTCGATATGGAAGAAATTGCAAAAGAAAAACGTAAATCATCATTCAAGGTAATCGCAAATGAAAACTATATTTTAAAGGTAATTGAAGGATACAGCTCATATACGCATTGCTTACGCGTTATTGCCTGGATGTTTCGCTTTCAACAACTAACAAGCAAATTATCTACCTTTCACCTCGAGACAGGAATTTTGTCGCCTCAAAATTTGCAACAAGCATTGTGGTGCATTGTTTGGAACGTGCAGCAACCACAATTCGCCGAAGAAATTCATGCAATCAAACAAAACAAGACATTATCGGGACTAGTTAAATTCTTAAATGCGTTTCTGGAAAATCATGGCGGATTCAATCTACTAAAGGTTGGTGGACGTTTGGAGTTGGCTGACATGGTAGACTCGCACATACATCCTATCATTCTTCCGAGAAATTTGCATTTCACTGAGCTGTATATTCAACATTTACACATCGTACATCATCATGCAGGTGCAAAGGCGCTTGTAGCACTGCTACGACGTCAGTTTTGGGTGATAAACGCAAGAGACATGGTGCGTCGCATTGTGAGATCTTGCATTCCTTGCGTAAGATATAAACCAAAGTTACTTCAGTAAACAATGGGTAATCCGCCCGTAGCACGGCTTACGCCATCAATGCCATTTTCACGTTGTGGCATAGATTTTTGTGGACCATTCAACACATATTTGCGTATCAGAGGACGCGCACCTTACAAAACGTATGTGGCAATATTTGTATGCTTCTCAACAAAGGCTGTCCACATAGAAATTGTATCAGACCGATCCACAGATGTATTTCTGGCCGCTCTTAAGCGTATGATCGGTAGGCGAGGATTACCATCTGACATATATTGTGACAACACAACCAATTTTGTAGGCGCTAGCATTAAGCTTCAGGAGTTTAAAGTATTTTTATTCGACAAGAAACATCAAGAGCCCATTATAAATTTCTGTACTAaccaatttataaattttcatttcattccaccTAGGGCTCCACACTTTGGAGGCTTGTGGGAGGCCGCTGTAAAATCAGCAAAAGGGCATATGAGCCGCAGCTTGGAGAATAGTCGATTTATCTTCGAAGAGCTGAACGCATTGATGATAAGCATCGAAGCAATACTAAACTCGAGGCCAATATCACCTTTATCAGCGGATCCCAGCGATTATGAGGCGCTAACTCCAGGCCATCTTTTGATTGGCAGCTCACTTTTGGCGATCCCAGAGCGAGAAGAAAATTGCAGCATAGATCACATTAGCAAATGGGCTCGTGTTACAGCAATGAAACAATTGTTTTGGCGAAAGTGGTTACATGACTATATCAACAGTCTGCAGGACGAACCAAGTGGACTAAAGATCACTCTAATGTGGTTGAAGGAAGCATGGTGATTATTCATGCGACAACGCGCCTCCACAACGATGGTTTTTAGGACGAGTCATTCAGGGCATTCATGGCAGTGATGGTCGAATAAGAGTAGCCGATGTTAAAACTGCGAGGGGAATATTGCGCCGACCAATGCACAAATTGGCAGTACTCCCTGCTTGAAATACATTTGAAGGGGGCCGGGATGTTGGGTCACATTGCACCCGTAATTCATTACACTTTAATTCGCCGCTGAACTACATACCCAGAATCCGCTCCTGCACTGATCCCTCAAAACTGTTTACCATTATCACCTGATATGATAACAACACAAGCTGATCGTAGGACAGGCCTTGAACTTGAAATTCttttacgtatgtacatatgtatgtatgtttatatgtacaaTTGCATATGCATATGATCAATTGTCTTTGTATATTGGGTTTGTCTATTGTTCTGCATACTTTGTTTAGCAAACCGGTAaacaatatgtacatttgtaatattagggggactcatgaaagcatataaacttataaggtgtaaaattatatccatttacacacgcggttatatgaacgcatctagtaatactcttgataaacttgattgtttatcagctgtattattgccaaacaaaatttttttgattgttataaaaattaaaaattgccaagattaagtgaaaaatcaaaactagggggactcatgatagcatataaacttataaggtgtaaaattatatccatttacacacgcggttatatgaacgcacctagtaatactcttgacaaacttgattgtttttcagctgtattattgccaaacaaatttttttgattgttatacaaattaaaaaataccaagattaagtgaaaaatcaaaactaaaacgcctttacttgctgatgttggagatttctgatgaaaatgcctgctgtaacgtctgcaaggttgcattcctttgagtttaccgcgtttacacaatgaaatgtgcgcgtaaatttatacaaattgtgtaaatgatttttcatacaaaatttgacagctcgtgcgtaaactagataaatttatacgtttacacactttataaggcatttatacggttacatgagtcccctaattgtaattatgtataaaagggatGATTTTGAGAAAATAAATTGTCATTTTGTCTTTATGCATTTAGTATAATGCggccaccgacgtgtgccgtacatATGGACGTTTGTCGtgcgaagcacgtttgaccgaactctcaagcccgtaggaatcaatgtgtgcgtctgtgtacatgtacataacatatttgtgtgtgtgttgtttacagataagcactgttgccattgaccattttgcatgtatgcttatggaaacatcaactttttccaatttaatttttgatagtgtaaaaggccggaatacatattaaataagtataaatagattacatatttataatcagcacttttacataattatttcgaattattttcacaatttttcaaactttaattaggtgtttttgcataaaattgcaaacggtcaaaaattagcgcacacaagtttactaggcaactctgtctattgagagagcgatcagctgacacgtccttacggaaaaaatcaaaattgttttgatttctacgttccgggctacgtatgtacatatgtacgggcgttgcacgtcggtgagttttcgtttacattgcacactcataagataggtcgtgtcagctgacacgtttttggtaagtacgttcgtgagtaactgccgcataactctaTAACTCATCGCGTATTTTTCATTAGCTTTGCCATCGGACAAGCAAAATAGTTTGTTCGTACaagtataattccaaaagcttgtcaATAATTATGTGCTGCCATGAAGttgcaagaacgttttcaaacatgagtttgattaaaagcaaacgCAGAAAACTCATACAAAATGAAATTAGTTATGTTGagttcgcttctgacaataagaaatGGTCATAAACGGCTGAATACatgaggtctcttaagctagcccaaccttttcagcccaatcaaaaaaacgagaccgtactaaatcgTACTATATTTAATGcttattaggttaggttgaactggtccatgaggacctcacatagactgaataagtccgtactgttaccagaagtttgttttgacgaccaaactgaaaaaccctatcaaaaactagggcctatgttataaaataccttcgtcctcttggcaaatactagaagcttcctaggatttaagccacttgctgcttctagatctgacagctgtatcactcctaatagctggagtcttagcctggcaagcgcagggtaaGATCACGgaacgtgctccatcgtttcctcctccaactcgcacttcctacttctgctatcactgaccaaacctaatttataggaatgtgatgccagaaggcaatgtccagtcagaatactcgttaTGAGTCtgaagtcctctctttttaatgatagaagcaactttgttaatctaaggttgtaagacctgcacataatcttcgacactttacaaccccgcgcttgaacccacgcctttcctgcttggtcgatcatgtgcacctctcgccttcgcttaaattcgcccagtctaattgggacgtctacggagcaagctgcaAGAGATGCGCCCTAATTCATCCGATTTTTA is a genomic window of Eurosta solidaginis isolate ZX-2024a chromosome 4, ASM4086904v1, whole genome shotgun sequence containing:
- the LOC137249519 gene encoding uncharacterized protein; amino-acid sequence: MSKVVSTKQQLERLISLIEENPVIAKGICTKVQSTKRWEEITAELNCLGPPVRETKKWMKVWADMKSKTKKKMSESMVEYRATGGGPNRLNAYTHAEEAIMGLLQLHTSVDPPGEEHGLNTNEVVECEVSMNEERLDDDNTEPIEDLEVSEHSVAVVEERPWRNTIRRCSRTERLKLLEEQTSDQKRFHKEMLETLKEIKKVQWRLKNMRKEHMC
- the LOC137249520 gene encoding putative nuclease HARBI1, coding for MTSTEFWFDDSSDEEESILELARSRKLLRDASNHLEMNSAAFIKNFRLSKEAFMDLLSSTDNLLQQCSRAKSIPTILKLATFLRFCAQGSYQLSIGNENTLGLAQPTVSVVLSEVLNVLENSLCQRWIKFNYDEAELQQAKLYFFNISRIPGIIGCVDGTHIKIVAPKKELQHFYYNRKGFYSINAMIVCDHSMSNT